TCGCTGACCTTGCGCGCGAAGCTCATCTCGTGCGTGACCATCAGCAGCGTCATCCCCTCGTCGGCCAGCGACTCGACCACGCGGAGCACCTCGCCCACCAGCTCGGGGTCGAGCGCGGAAGTGATCTCGTCGCACAGCAACACCGCAGGTTCCATTGCGAGGGCGCGCGCAATGGCCACGCGCTGCTGCTGGCCGCCCGAAAGCTGGTCGGGCATGGCATCGAACTTCTGCTCCAGGCCCACGCGGGTGAGCAGCTTGCGCGCCTGCGAGGCTGCTTCGAGGCTGCTGCGTTTCTTGACCAGCGTCGGCGCGAGCATCACGTTCCTGCCCACCGTGAGGTGCGGGAACAGGTTGAAGCTCTGGAAGATCATGCCCACGTGCTGCCGCAGCTCGCGCATGGCCATTGCGCTCTCGTGCAGCAGCGGCTTGCCATGCACCGTGAGCGAGCCCTCCTGGAACACCTCGAGGCCGTTGATGCAGCGAAGCAGCGTGCTCTTGCCCGAGCCGCTCTTGCCGATGATGGCGATCACCTCGCCGCGCCGGACATCGAGATCGATGCCCTTCAGCACCTCGTTGCTGCCGTAGGCCTTGCGCAGGGCGGTGATGCGGACGATGGGCGCGGCGCCCTTGGCGGGCGCAGCGGCGGGTGGGGCTTCAGCGATCAGCGCCATGGATCTTCCTTTCGAGGTTCTTGGCGTACAGGCTCACGGGAAAGCACAGCGCGAAATAGAGCAGGGCCACGCAGCTGAAGACCACGAAGGGCTTGAAGGTGGCGTTCGAGATCATGCTGCCGGCCTTCGTCAGCTCGACGAAGCCGATCACCGAGGCCAGCGCCGTGCCCTTGATCACCTGCACCAGGAAGCCCACTGTGGGCGCGATGGCGATGCGCTTGGCCTGCGGCAGGATCACATGGCGCATCTGCTCGCCGAAACTCAGCGCCAGGCTGCCCGAGGCCTCCCACTGGCCCTTGGGGATGGCGGCCACGCAGCCGCGCCAGATCTCGGTCAGGAAGGCGCTGGTGTAGAGCGTCAGCGCGACCGACGCCGCGGTCCAGGCCGAGACCTCGATGCCGAGCAGCGCGATGCCGAAGTAGGCCAGGAACAGCTGCATCAGCAGCGGCGTGCCCTGGAACAGCTGCACGTAGAGGCCGATCAGCCGATCGGCCAGCGGACCGCCCGACAGGCGCAGGAACAGCAGCAGGCCGCCCACCAGCCCGCCGCCGACAAAGGCGATGAGCGACAGCACCACCGTCCAGCGCAGCGCCAGCAGCAGGTTGCGCACGATGTCCCAGAGGGAGAACTCGATCATCGCCAGGCCTCCCGCCGGGCCGCCCCAAGGGAGGCCGCCGCCCCCTCGGGGGGCAGCGAGTACACGAAGTGACGAGCGTGGGGGCTTTTCATGCTACCTCCCGAAGAAGAACTTCGGCCCTGCCCAGTTGAGCAGCCGCCGTGCCGCCACCGAGAGCGCCAGGTAGATGGCGGTCGCGATGATGAAGGCCTCGAAGGCGCGGAAGTTGCGGCTCTGGATCAGGTTGGCCGCGTAGCTCAGCTCCTCGGTCGAGATCTGGCTGCACACGGCCGAGCCCAGCATCACGATGATGATCTGGCTCACCATCGCGGGCCAGACCTTCTTCATCGCCGGCGGCAGCACCACGCGCGTGAACACCTGCACCTTGTTGAGCGCCAGGCTCACGGCGGCTTCGATCTGGCCGCGCGGCGTGGCCTCGATGCCGGCGCGGATGATCTCGGTGGCGTAGGCGCCGAGGTTCATCACCATCGCGATCACGGAGGCCATCTCCGGCGAGAGCTTGAAGCCCGCGGCAGGCAGCCCGAAGAAGATGAAGAACAGCTGCACGATGAAAGGCGTGTTGCGGATCAGCTCCACGTAGCTGCCCACGATCCAGCGCAGCCAAGCCGGCCCGCTCGCCCGGGCCCAGGCGCAGGCGATGCCGACCGCCATGCCGATCAGCGTGGCGATGAGCGTGAGGCCCAGCGTCCATAGGACGCCCCTGACCAGCAGCGGCCATTGGCCGAGCACGGCCCCGAAGTCGAACTCGATGCCCATGGCGGCGCGGTGTCAGGACGGCAGGTCGCCGGCTTCCTTGCCGAGGAACTTCTTGGACATGGCATCGAGCGTGCCGTCCTTCTTGGCGGCCGCGATGATCTCGTTGACCTTGGCCTTCAGCGCATCCTCGCCCTTGGCGATGCCCACGTAGCAAGGGCTGTCCTTGAGCAGCAGCTTGTACTCGGCGCCCAGCTGAGGGTTCTTCTGCATCATGT
Above is a window of Variovorax sp. RA8 DNA encoding:
- a CDS encoding amino acid ABC transporter ATP-binding protein; this encodes MALIAEAPPAAAPAKGAAPIVRITALRKAYGSNEVLKGIDLDVRRGEVIAIIGKSGSGKSTLLRCINGLEVFQEGSLTVHGKPLLHESAMAMRELRQHVGMIFQSFNLFPHLTVGRNVMLAPTLVKKRSSLEAASQARKLLTRVGLEQKFDAMPDQLSGGQQQRVAIARALAMEPAVLLCDEITSALDPELVGEVLRVVESLADEGMTLLMVTHEMSFARKVSDRVIFMHQGRVHEMGPPAELFGNPQTAELKQFLSSLHD
- a CDS encoding amino acid ABC transporter permease is translated as MIEFSLWDIVRNLLLALRWTVVLSLIAFVGGGLVGGLLLFLRLSGGPLADRLIGLYVQLFQGTPLLMQLFLAYFGIALLGIEVSAWTAASVALTLYTSAFLTEIWRGCVAAIPKGQWEASGSLALSFGEQMRHVILPQAKRIAIAPTVGFLVQVIKGTALASVIGFVELTKAGSMISNATFKPFVVFSCVALLYFALCFPVSLYAKNLERKIHGADR
- a CDS encoding amino acid ABC transporter permease, whose translation is MGIEFDFGAVLGQWPLLVRGVLWTLGLTLIATLIGMAVGIACAWARASGPAWLRWIVGSYVELIRNTPFIVQLFFIFFGLPAAGFKLSPEMASVIAMVMNLGAYATEIIRAGIEATPRGQIEAAVSLALNKVQVFTRVVLPPAMKKVWPAMVSQIIIVMLGSAVCSQISTEELSYAANLIQSRNFRAFEAFIIATAIYLALSVAARRLLNWAGPKFFFGR